In Streptomyces violaceusniger Tu 4113, one DNA window encodes the following:
- a CDS encoding ROK family transcriptional regulator produces MAAHNGRNVRDLRRENRAAVLRRLYFDGPMSRFSLAPATGLSSGSISNVVAELLTEKLVEEAGSIDSDGGRPRTLLRITPHSGHMIGVDVGETRVRVELFDLSLAERARADRPLPTRGAGRQVGYDSELIAGHIRDGIAEVLEEAGRDPSRILGVGIGVPGIVEHSEEDGAVVHGQPIGWEAVPLERMLRGSGRLPDEVPYFIENGAKTLGQAEMWFGAGRGARNAVVVLFGSGVGACVVTDDVEHGRAVEWGHLTVRVRGRRCRCGALGCLEAYAGAEALLERWQEAGGQPPPDTDEETALTAMLAAAYPADGGAPDPVAAAVLAETAEYLGAGLSDLINLFQPERILVGGWAGLQLGARFLDSVRRHAMSYALPYPAGRVGIDLGALGPDAVTVGAAILPLAAFFARGGRRLPPTPAPEPSPAWRATLGTRLA; encoded by the coding sequence GTGGCAGCGCACAACGGGCGTAACGTTCGTGACCTGCGGCGGGAGAACCGCGCCGCCGTGCTGCGTCGGTTGTATTTCGACGGACCGATGAGCCGCTTCTCGCTGGCCCCCGCGACCGGGCTGAGTTCAGGTTCCATCAGCAATGTGGTCGCCGAACTGCTCACCGAGAAGCTGGTGGAGGAGGCCGGAAGCATCGACTCCGACGGCGGCCGTCCCCGCACCCTGCTGCGGATCACGCCGCACAGCGGCCACATGATCGGAGTGGACGTCGGCGAGACCCGGGTCCGCGTCGAGCTGTTCGATCTCTCGCTGGCCGAACGGGCGCGCGCCGACCGGCCGTTGCCCACTCGCGGCGCCGGGCGCCAGGTGGGCTACGACAGCGAACTGATCGCGGGCCACATCCGCGACGGCATCGCCGAGGTCCTGGAGGAGGCCGGACGCGACCCCTCGCGGATCCTCGGCGTCGGCATCGGCGTCCCCGGCATCGTCGAACACTCCGAGGAGGACGGTGCCGTGGTGCACGGCCAGCCGATCGGCTGGGAGGCGGTGCCGCTGGAACGGATGCTGCGCGGATCGGGCCGGCTCCCCGACGAGGTCCCGTACTTCATCGAGAACGGCGCCAAGACGCTGGGGCAGGCCGAGATGTGGTTCGGCGCCGGGCGTGGTGCGCGCAACGCGGTGGTCGTGCTCTTCGGATCGGGCGTCGGCGCCTGCGTCGTCACCGACGACGTCGAGCACGGCCGGGCAGTGGAGTGGGGCCATCTCACGGTGCGGGTGCGGGGCCGCCGGTGCCGCTGCGGGGCGCTGGGCTGTCTGGAGGCGTACGCGGGCGCGGAGGCGCTGCTGGAACGCTGGCAGGAGGCGGGCGGGCAGCCGCCACCCGACACCGACGAGGAGACCGCCCTGACGGCGATGCTGGCCGCCGCCTACCCCGCGGACGGCGGCGCCCCGGACCCGGTGGCGGCCGCCGTCCTCGCCGAGACCGCGGAGTACCTGGGCGCCGGGCTGTCCGACCTGATCAACCTCTTCCAGCCCGAGCGCATCCTCGTCGGCGGCTGGGCCGGTCTCCAGCTCGGCGCGCGTTTCCTGGATTCGGTGCGGCGCCACGCGATGTCCTACGCGCTGCCGTACCCCGCCGGGCGGGTCGGCATCGACCTGGGCGCGCTGGGGCCGGACGCGGTGACGGTGGGCGCCGCGATCCTGCCGCTGGCCGCGTTCTTCGCCCGCGGCGGGCGCCGCCTGCCGCCCACCCCCGCGCCGGAGCCGTCCCCGGCGTGGCGCGCCACCTTGGGCACACGGCTGGCGTAG
- a CDS encoding ABC transporter substrate-binding protein has product MRRIRAAAIGAVTLSLALAASACGGGSSTDGGGSNDSPKTLTYWASNQGASITVDKKVLKPELDKFEKQTGIRVKLEVIPWSELLNRILTATTSGQGPDVLNIGNTWSASLQASGALLPWDTKNFGSIGGKDRFVDSALGSTGAQGEDPAAVPLYSMAYALYYNKKMFADAGISKPPATWDELVADGKKLSKGGKWGLGAEGANLSENIHQVFVFAKQHGADFFTADGKPDFTSDGAVTAIKQYVDLMAKDKIIAPGNAEYAQNQSLSDFAKGKTAMVLWQTASATLTSLGMKDDEWGVAPAPVRSGTPGSGTSVNSMVAGINLAVFKNTDNHDGALKFVKFMTGDAEQKILNKAYGSIPPVKAAQSDPAFNTKATAALRETLAKSAAALPQVADESQFETSVGTAVKELLADAAGGRPVTTESVKAKLEKAQQQMPAK; this is encoded by the coding sequence ATGCGCAGGATCCGAGCCGCGGCCATAGGCGCCGTCACCTTGTCACTCGCCCTTGCCGCCTCGGCGTGCGGAGGTGGTTCCTCGACGGACGGCGGCGGTTCCAACGACTCGCCGAAGACGCTCACGTACTGGGCGTCCAACCAGGGCGCCAGCATCACGGTGGACAAGAAGGTCCTGAAGCCCGAACTCGACAAGTTCGAGAAGCAGACCGGGATCAGAGTGAAGCTGGAGGTCATCCCCTGGTCCGAGCTGCTGAACCGGATCCTCACCGCGACCACCTCCGGCCAGGGCCCCGACGTCCTGAACATCGGCAACACCTGGAGCGCCTCGCTGCAGGCGTCCGGGGCGCTGCTGCCGTGGGACACCAAGAACTTCGGCAGCATCGGCGGCAAGGACCGCTTCGTGGACTCCGCCCTCGGCTCGACCGGTGCGCAGGGCGAGGACCCGGCCGCGGTGCCGCTCTACTCGATGGCGTACGCGCTCTACTACAACAAGAAGATGTTCGCCGACGCGGGCATCTCCAAGCCGCCCGCCACCTGGGACGAACTGGTCGCCGACGGCAAGAAGCTCTCCAAGGGCGGCAAGTGGGGCCTCGGTGCCGAGGGCGCGAACCTCTCGGAGAACATCCACCAGGTCTTCGTCTTCGCCAAGCAGCACGGCGCGGACTTCTTCACCGCCGACGGCAAGCCCGACTTCACCTCCGACGGCGCGGTCACCGCCATCAAGCAGTACGTCGATCTGATGGCCAAGGACAAGATCATCGCCCCGGGCAACGCCGAGTACGCGCAGAACCAGTCCCTCAGCGACTTCGCCAAGGGGAAGACGGCGATGGTCCTGTGGCAGACCGCCTCCGCCACCCTCACCTCACTGGGCATGAAGGACGACGAGTGGGGCGTGGCCCCGGCGCCCGTCCGCTCCGGCACCCCCGGCTCCGGCACCTCCGTCAACTCGATGGTCGCCGGCATCAACCTGGCCGTCTTCAAGAACACCGACAACCACGACGGCGCCCTGAAGTTCGTGAAGTTCATGACCGGCGACGCCGAGCAGAAGATCCTCAACAAGGCGTACGGCTCCATCCCGCCGGTCAAGGCCGCCCAGTCCGACCCCGCCTTCAACACCAAGGCGACGGCCGCCCTGCGGGAAACCCTCGCCAAGAGCGCCGCGGCGCTGCCGCAGGTGGCCGACGAGTCGCAGTTCGAGACCTCCGTCGGCACGGCCGTCAAGGAGCTGCTCGCCGATGCCGCCGGCGGACGCCCGGTGACCACCGAGTCGGTGAAGGCCAAGCTGGAGAAGGCCCAGCAGCAGATGCCGGCGAAGTGA
- a CDS encoding carbohydrate ABC transporter permease, protein MTTTTATAEKDRRTVSGSTPGAARGPRRPGRIRRIGLPYLLLLPALVLELLVHLVPMVIGILMSFKALTRFSIRDWGAAPWSGLDNYKISVDINAPAGEALLHSFWVTCGFTVLSVGMCWLLGTAAAIFLQDTFRGRGLLRTLFLVPYALPVYTAVITWAFMFQHDNGLVNHVLHDQLGLTDKPSFWLIGDNSFIALLTVSVWKGWPFAFLVVMAGLQNIPKELYEAAALDGAGMWQQIRRITLPSLRPVNQVLVLVLFLWTFNDFNTPYVLFGKAAPEAADLISIHVYQTTFATWNFGTGSAMSVLLLLFLLVVTGLYLLLTSRRRKTADV, encoded by the coding sequence ATGACCACCACGACCGCGACCGCTGAGAAAGACCGGCGGACGGTGTCGGGGAGCACCCCCGGGGCGGCGCGAGGCCCGCGCCGCCCCGGGCGGATCCGCCGCATCGGACTGCCGTACCTGCTGCTCCTGCCCGCCCTCGTCCTCGAACTCCTGGTCCATCTGGTGCCGATGGTCATCGGCATCCTGATGAGCTTCAAGGCGCTTACCCGGTTCTCCATCCGGGACTGGGGCGCCGCGCCCTGGTCCGGACTGGACAACTACAAGATCTCGGTGGACATCAACGCCCCGGCCGGGGAGGCGCTGCTCCACTCGTTCTGGGTCACCTGCGGCTTCACCGTGCTGTCGGTCGGGATGTGCTGGCTACTGGGCACCGCCGCCGCCATCTTCCTGCAGGACACCTTCCGCGGACGGGGGCTGCTGCGCACCCTGTTCCTGGTCCCGTACGCGCTGCCCGTCTACACGGCCGTCATCACCTGGGCGTTCATGTTCCAGCACGACAACGGCCTGGTGAACCATGTCCTCCACGACCAACTGGGCCTCACCGACAAGCCCTCGTTCTGGCTGATCGGCGACAACAGCTTCATCGCGCTGCTGACCGTGTCGGTGTGGAAGGGCTGGCCGTTCGCGTTCCTCGTCGTCATGGCCGGTCTGCAGAACATCCCCAAGGAGCTCTACGAGGCGGCCGCCCTCGACGGCGCCGGGATGTGGCAGCAGATCCGCCGCATCACCCTGCCCTCGCTGCGCCCGGTCAACCAGGTGCTGGTGCTGGTGCTGTTCCTGTGGACGTTCAACGACTTCAACACCCCGTATGTGCTGTTCGGCAAGGCGGCGCCGGAGGCCGCGGACCTCATCTCGATCCACGTCTACCAGACGACATTCGCCACCTGGAACTTCGGCACCGGCTCCGCCATGTCCGTACTGCTGCTGCTCTTCCTGCTCGTGGTGACGGGCCTGTACCTCCTGCTGACCTCCCGACGAAGGAAGACGGCCGATGTCTAG
- a CDS encoding carbohydrate ABC transporter permease — translation MAAPRSPMAAPRSFLWARRIFLTLLTGFVLLPVYVMVSSSLKPLQDVSGTFRWLPSGLTIRPYIDIWSTVPLADYFVNSVIVAGAATICSVVIAVFAAYAVSRYRFRGKRVFTVTVLSTQMFPGILFLLPLFLIYINIGNATGIALFGSRGGLILTYLTFSLPFSIWMLIGYFDSVPRDLDEAALVDGCGPLGALFRVVVPAAIPGIVAVAVYAFMTAWGEVLFASVMTNDTTRTLAVGLQGYATQTEVYWNQVMAASLVVSVPVVAGFLLLQRYLVAGLTAGAVK, via the coding sequence ATGGCCGCTCCCCGCTCACCGATGGCCGCTCCCCGGTCCTTCCTCTGGGCCCGCCGGATCTTCCTCACCCTGCTCACCGGCTTCGTCCTGCTGCCGGTGTACGTCATGGTCTCCAGCTCCCTGAAGCCACTGCAGGACGTCTCCGGGACGTTCCGCTGGCTGCCGAGCGGGCTGACCATCCGCCCCTACATCGACATCTGGTCGACGGTCCCGCTCGCCGACTACTTCGTGAACTCGGTCATCGTGGCGGGCGCCGCGACCATCTGCTCGGTGGTGATCGCCGTCTTCGCCGCGTACGCGGTCAGCCGGTACCGCTTCCGGGGCAAGCGGGTGTTCACGGTCACCGTGCTGTCCACCCAGATGTTCCCCGGGATCCTCTTCCTGCTGCCGCTGTTCCTCATCTACATCAACATCGGCAACGCCACCGGCATCGCCCTCTTCGGCTCCCGGGGCGGCCTCATCCTCACCTATCTCACCTTCTCGCTGCCGTTCTCGATCTGGATGCTCATCGGGTACTTCGACTCGGTGCCGCGCGATCTGGACGAGGCGGCGCTGGTGGACGGCTGCGGACCGCTCGGCGCGCTGTTCCGGGTCGTCGTCCCGGCCGCGATCCCCGGCATCGTCGCCGTCGCCGTCTACGCGTTCATGACCGCCTGGGGCGAGGTGCTCTTCGCGTCCGTGATGACCAACGACACCACCCGCACCCTCGCCGTCGGCCTCCAGGGGTACGCCACCCAGACCGAGGTGTACTGGAACCAGGTCATGGCCGCCTCGCTCGTCGTCAGTGTCCCCGTGGTCGCGGGCTTCCTGCTCCTCCAGCGCTACCTCGTCGCCGGACTCACCGCCGGAGCGGTGAAGTGA
- a CDS encoding GH1 family beta-glucosidase yields the protein MSELLDLTAFPHDFLWGTATSAYQIEGAAAEDGRSPSIWDTFSHTPGRVAGDDHGDVACDHYHRWRADIGLMKRLGTNAYRLSIAWPRVVPGGDGPVNAKGLAFYDELIDGLLEAGITPSVTLYHWDLPQVLQDRGGWPVRDTAEHFAAYASVVADRLGDRVHHWTTLNEPLCSAWIGHLEGVMAPGLTDLTAAVRTSYHLLLGHGLAAQAIRAAAPGAEIGIVNNLNTVEAASDRPEDLAAARRMDGHTNRWWLDPVHGRGFPADMREVYGVELPERPGDLETIAAPLDWLGLNYYFPATVTDDPTGPAPHARAVRRPDVPRTGMDWEIDATGIETLLLRLTGEYGARKLYVTENGCAYPDVVRPDGTIDDPERQDYLVQHLAACASAARKGAPLAGYFAWSLLDNFEWAYGYDKRFGLVHVDYGTQTRTIKGSGHRYAEIIRDHRGRARRAA from the coding sequence GTGTCCGAACTCCTGGACCTCACAGCCTTCCCGCACGACTTCCTGTGGGGCACGGCGACCTCGGCCTACCAGATCGAGGGAGCCGCTGCCGAGGACGGACGGTCGCCCTCGATCTGGGACACCTTCTCGCACACCCCCGGCAGAGTCGCGGGCGACGACCACGGCGACGTGGCCTGCGACCACTACCACCGCTGGCGCGCGGACATCGGGCTGATGAAGCGGCTGGGCACCAACGCCTACCGGCTCTCCATCGCCTGGCCACGAGTGGTGCCGGGCGGCGACGGACCGGTCAACGCCAAGGGTCTGGCCTTCTACGACGAGCTGATCGACGGTCTGCTGGAGGCGGGCATCACCCCGTCCGTCACCCTGTACCACTGGGATCTGCCGCAGGTGCTGCAGGACCGGGGCGGCTGGCCCGTGCGCGACACCGCGGAACACTTCGCCGCGTACGCCTCGGTGGTGGCCGACCGCCTCGGCGACCGGGTGCACCACTGGACCACCCTCAACGAGCCGCTGTGCTCGGCCTGGATCGGCCACCTCGAAGGTGTGATGGCGCCCGGGCTCACCGATCTGACCGCGGCGGTCCGGACCTCGTACCATCTGCTGCTCGGCCACGGCCTCGCCGCCCAGGCGATCCGGGCCGCCGCACCGGGCGCCGAGATCGGCATCGTCAACAACCTCAACACCGTCGAGGCCGCCAGCGACCGGCCCGAGGACCTGGCGGCCGCCCGGCGCATGGACGGCCACACCAACCGCTGGTGGCTGGACCCCGTCCACGGCCGCGGCTTCCCCGCGGACATGCGCGAGGTGTACGGCGTCGAACTCCCGGAGCGCCCCGGCGACCTGGAGACCATCGCCGCACCCCTGGACTGGCTGGGCCTGAACTACTACTTCCCGGCCACCGTCACCGACGACCCCACCGGCCCGGCCCCCCACGCCCGCGCCGTCCGCCGCCCGGACGTACCCCGTACGGGCATGGACTGGGAGATCGACGCCACCGGGATCGAAACCCTCCTGCTGCGCCTGACCGGCGAATACGGCGCCCGCAAGCTGTACGTCACCGAGAACGGCTGCGCCTACCCCGACGTCGTACGCCCGGACGGGACCATCGACGACCCCGAGCGCCAGGACTACCTCGTCCAGCACCTCGCGGCCTGCGCCTCGGCGGCCCGCAAGGGCGCCCCGCTGGCCGGCTACTTCGCATGGTCGCTGCTCGACAACTTCGAGTGGGCCTACGGATACGACAAGCGCTTCGGCCTGGTCCACGTCGACTACGGCACCCAGACCCGCACCATCAAGGGCTCCGGCCACCGCTACGCGGAGATCATCCGCGACCACCGAGGCCGAGCCCGCCGCGCAGCGTAG
- a CDS encoding discoidin domain-containing protein: MPSRTQRHHHRTLLSALATLATVALLSTGPALATPASHSTKAAAEATWDTDRAAAAYAANHSAVTASGSENDGTAPGLAFDGNGSTRWASPFSDDAWIRVDLGATIRIDRVVLDWEAAYGKKYVLEVSKNGTDWTPFYTENAGTGGSLTAHTYPQDVTGRYVRMRGIERGTPYGYSLYSFKVYGGEPAPASTTRTNLALNHPAYSNYYQHAGNSPAFLTDGGWPANLKDDQTRWSSDWNADRWVSVDLGATSTIDTVDLYWEAAYAVDYQLQVSDDNRTWRTVYQPSAAEVAARRADVKSPADAVGRRDTVKLSQPATGRYVRMLGKERRSFYNPAPATAQFGYSLYEFQVWGTGGSASAAYPALPGEQSGAYRTTFLDDFTGATLDRSKWRVVRTGQEMGSVNGESQAYVDSSDTIRTENGNLVLRAKYCKGCTQAGGGTYDFTSGRIDTHTKMDFTYGRVSARMKLPVGDGFWPAFWLLGSDVDDPSVSWPSSGETDIMENIGYADWTSTALHGPGYSADGNIGARQIYEGGGRADQWHTYAVEWTPMVMRFFVDDRVVQETTRNKLESTRGQWVFGHNQYVILNLALGGAYPAGWNKVTTPYWGLPQSSVDRIAAGGVQAEVDWVRVEQKS; the protein is encoded by the coding sequence ATGCCATCCCGTACCCAACGCCACCACCACCGCACACTGCTGAGCGCCCTCGCCACCCTGGCCACCGTGGCGCTGCTGTCCACGGGCCCGGCCCTCGCCACGCCCGCGTCCCACTCCACCAAGGCCGCCGCCGAGGCGACGTGGGACACCGACCGCGCGGCGGCCGCGTACGCCGCCAATCACAGCGCCGTCACCGCGTCCGGCAGCGAGAACGACGGCACCGCCCCGGGCCTGGCCTTCGACGGCAACGGGTCGACCCGCTGGGCCAGCCCGTTCAGCGACGACGCGTGGATCCGCGTCGACCTCGGCGCCACCATCCGGATCGACCGGGTCGTCCTGGACTGGGAGGCCGCCTACGGCAAGAAGTACGTCCTGGAGGTGTCGAAGAACGGCACCGACTGGACCCCCTTCTACACCGAGAACGCGGGCACCGGAGGATCTCTCACCGCCCACACCTATCCGCAGGACGTCACCGGCCGCTACGTACGGATGCGTGGCATCGAGCGTGGCACGCCCTACGGCTATTCGCTGTACTCGTTCAAGGTGTACGGCGGAGAGCCCGCCCCGGCGTCCACGACCCGCACCAATCTCGCTCTGAACCACCCCGCCTACTCCAACTACTACCAGCACGCGGGCAATTCACCCGCCTTCCTCACCGACGGCGGCTGGCCCGCCAACCTCAAGGACGACCAGACCCGCTGGTCCAGCGACTGGAACGCCGACCGCTGGGTCTCGGTGGACCTCGGCGCCACCTCCACGATCGACACCGTCGACCTCTACTGGGAGGCGGCCTACGCCGTCGACTACCAGCTCCAGGTGTCCGACGACAACCGCACCTGGCGCACGGTGTATCAGCCCTCCGCCGCCGAGGTGGCCGCCCGTCGCGCGGACGTCAAATCGCCCGCCGACGCGGTGGGCCGCCGTGACACCGTGAAGTTGTCGCAGCCCGCCACCGGCCGCTATGTGCGGATGCTCGGCAAGGAGCGCCGCTCCTTCTACAACCCGGCCCCGGCCACAGCCCAGTTCGGCTACTCGCTCTACGAGTTCCAGGTCTGGGGCACCGGCGGGAGCGCCTCCGCGGCCTACCCCGCCCTCCCGGGTGAACAGTCCGGTGCGTACCGGACGACGTTCCTCGACGACTTCACCGGTGCCACCCTCGACCGCTCCAAGTGGCGTGTGGTGCGGACCGGCCAGGAGATGGGGTCGGTCAACGGCGAGTCGCAGGCGTATGTCGACTCCTCCGACACCATCCGCACCGAGAACGGCAATCTCGTCCTCAGGGCGAAGTACTGCAAGGGCTGCACCCAGGCGGGCGGCGGCACCTACGACTTCACCTCCGGGCGCATCGACACCCACACCAAAATGGACTTCACCTACGGGCGGGTCAGTGCCCGGATGAAGCTGCCGGTCGGCGACGGGTTCTGGCCCGCGTTCTGGCTGCTGGGCAGCGATGTGGACGATCCGTCGGTGTCCTGGCCGTCCTCCGGCGAGACCGACATCATGGAAAACATCGGCTACGCGGACTGGACCAGCACCGCCCTGCACGGCCCCGGCTATTCGGCGGACGGCAACATCGGCGCCCGTCAGATCTACGAGGGCGGCGGCCGCGCCGACCAGTGGCACACCTACGCGGTGGAGTGGACACCCATGGTGATGCGCTTCTTCGTCGATGACCGGGTGGTCCAGGAGACGACCCGCAACAAGCTGGAATCCACCCGTGGCCAGTGGGTCTTCGGCCACAACCAGTACGTCATCCTCAACCTCGCCCTGGGCGGGGCGTATCCGGCGGGCTGGAACAAGGTCACCACCCCCTACTGGGGCCTGCCGCAGTCCAGCGTCGACCGGATCGCGGCGGGGGGAGTGCAGGCGGAGGTGGACTGGGTGCGCGTCGAACAGAAGAGCTGA
- a CDS encoding L-rhamnose mutarotase: MRVALHSVLKEGQESGYEQVHATVPEDLLEALRRAGITNWRIWRSGRHLFHLVDCEDFPAAMAALDKDPANQRWQEFIGAYVDHFEDTGGSPAESERMALGEVWELSTQTGAAEHG; encoded by the coding sequence ATGCGGGTGGCGTTGCACTCGGTTCTCAAGGAGGGCCAGGAGTCCGGTTATGAGCAGGTGCACGCCACGGTCCCGGAGGACCTGCTGGAGGCACTGCGACGGGCCGGGATCACCAACTGGCGGATCTGGCGCAGTGGCCGCCATCTCTTCCACCTCGTGGACTGCGAGGACTTCCCGGCCGCGATGGCGGCGCTGGACAAGGATCCGGCCAACCAGCGCTGGCAGGAGTTCATCGGCGCCTACGTCGACCACTTCGAGGACACCGGCGGTTCCCCCGCCGAGTCGGAGCGGATGGCGCTCGGCGAGGTGTGGGAGCTGAGCACCCAGACCGGGGCCGCCGAGCACGGGTAG